The Alnus glutinosa chromosome 7, dhAlnGlut1.1, whole genome shotgun sequence genome includes a region encoding these proteins:
- the LOC133874285 gene encoding laccase-17-like, whose amino-acid sequence MGSGHLPSSAFFKAIFFVLSAFWVLPELVLAKHAGITRHYKFDIKLQNVTRLCQTKSIVTVNGQFPGPRIIAREGDRLLIKVVNHVQNNITLHWHGVRQLRSGWADGPAYITQCPIQTGQVYVYNFTVTGQRGTLFWHAHISWLRATVYGPIVILPKRHASYPFPQPFKEVPIIFGEWWKSDTETIINQAMQTGLAPNISDAYTINGLPGPLYSCSAKDTFKLKVKPGKTYLLRLINAALNNELFFSIANHTLTVVEADAVYVKPFKTKTLLLTPGQTTNVLLRTKPKSPNATFSIVARPYVSGPAAFDNTTATGLLEYERSSVSKAKNQNKKLPLLRPVLLRFNDTSYATNYIKKIRSLATAKFPANVPQTVNRRFFFTVGLGLLPCPQNQTCQGPNNTLLTAALNNVSFVQPNTALLQAHFFNKSKGVYTTDFPSNPPSKFNYTGTPPTNIMVSAGTKVVALPFNTTVELVLQDTSIIAAESHPLHLHGFNFFVVGQGFGNFDPKKDPAKFNLVDPAERNTVSVPSAGWVAIRFLADNPGVWFMHCHLEVHTSWGLKMAWVVMDGKRPKQKLQPPPSDLPKC is encoded by the exons ATGGGTTCTGGGCATCTTCCATCCTCTGCCTTTTTCAAAgccatcttttttgttttgagtgCTTTCTGGGTTTTGCCTGAGCTGGTACTTGCAAAGCATGCGGGCATAACCAGGCACTACAAGTTTGAT ATCAAGTTACAAAACGTCACAAGACTCTGTCAAACAAAGAGCATTGTGACCGTTAACGGGCAGTTCCCTGGGCCTCGTATCATAGCAAGGGAAGGCGACCGGCTTCTGATTAAAGTGGTTAATCATGTCCAGAACAATATCACCCTccattg GCATGGAGTCCGGCAACTCAGAAGCGGATGGGCAGATGGACCTGCCTACATCACACAGTGCCCGATTCAGACAGGCCAGGTCTATGTGTACAACTTCACCGTTACTGGGCAAAGAGGGACTCTGTTTTGGCATGCCCACATCTCATGGCTTAGAGCAACTGTCTATGGACCAATTGTCATACTTCCAAAACGACATGCGTCCTACCCATTCCCCCAACCCTTCAAAGAAGTTCCCATCATTTTTG GAGAATGGTGGAAATCAGACACAGAGACAATTATCAACCAAGCCATGCAAACAGGATTGGCACCGAATATCTCTGATGCCTATACCATTAATGGGCTTCCAGGACCCTTGTACAGCTGCTCAGCCAAAG ATACATTCAAGCTCAAGGTGAAGCCTGGTAAAACCTATCTCCTCCGTTTGATCAATGCGGCACTCAACAACGAGCTCTTTTTCAGCATTGCCAACCACACCCTCACCGTCGTTGAAGCCGATGCAGTCTACGTGAAGCccttcaaaacaaaaactctccTTCTCACCCCAGGGCAGACCACCAATGTCCTTCTTCGGACCAAACCCAAATCGCCTAACGCCACTTTCTCCATCGTCGCTAGACCATACGTCTCCGGCCCAGCTGCCTTTGACAACACCACAGCCACCGGATTGCTCGAATACGAAAGGTCCTCTGTTTCCAAAGCTAAAAACCAGAACAAGAAGCTACCTCTTCTCAGACCGGTTCTTCTACGGTTCAACGACACGTCCTACGCTACCAATTACATCAAGAAAATCCGCAGCTTGGCCACCGCGAAATTCCCAGCAAATGTCCCACAAACCGTAAATAGACGCTTTTTCTTCACCGTAGGACTAGGACTACTCCCATGCCCGCAAAACCAAACATGCCAAGGCCCCAACAACACCTTGCTGACTGCTGCCCTCAACAATGTGTCTTTTGTGCAGCCAAACACAGCCCTACTCCAAGCCCACTTCTTCAACAAATCCAAGGGTGTGTACACCACGGATTTCCCTTCCAACCCACCGTCCAAATTTAACTACACGGGCACTCCACCTACCAACATTATGGTGAGCGCCGGGACTAAGGTGGTGGCGCTTCCATTTAATACTACCGTGGAGTTGGTACTGCAGGACACTAGCATCATTGCCGCCGAGAGCCACCCGCTTCACCTCCATGGCTTCAACTTCTTCGTGGTAGGTCAGGGTTTTGGAAACTTCGACCCCAAGAAAGACCCCGCCAAGTTCAACCTCGTTGACCCAGCTGAGAGGAACACTGTCAGCGTGCCGTCTGCTGGGTGGGTTGCAATTCGCTTTCTCGCAGACAATCCAG GGGTTTGGTTTATGCATTGCCATCTGGAAGTACACACTAGTTGGGGCTTGAAGATGGCGTGGGTCGTCATGGACGGAAAGCGGCCTAAGCAAAAGCTGCAACCTCCACCGTCCGATCTTCCCAAATGTTGA
- the LOC133873490 gene encoding laccase-17-like — MRLLLIFPFIAFLLLLPQLAAGKTRHYKFNIVLQNVTRLCHTKSMVTVNGQYPGPRIVAREGDNLLIKVVNHVKTNISIHWHGIRQLRSGWADGPGYITQCPIRTGQSYVYNYTIVGQRGTLFWHAHFSWLRATVYGPLLILPKRGIPYPFAKPYKEIPIIFGEWFNVDPEAIVSQALRTGAGPNVSDAYTINGLPGPLYNCSGAGDTFRLKVKAGETYLLRLINAALNDELFFSIANHSITVVEADAVYVKPFETDTILINPGQTANVLLKTKPHFPNATFLMAARPYATGLGTFDNSTVAGILEYELPSNYYYSTKKFPLFKPTLPALNDTSFAANYTSKLRSLATAQFPANVPQSVDKRFFFTVGLGTNPCPKNQTCQGPNGTKFAASINNISFPLPATALLQAHFYGQSNGVYTADFPSNPQNPFNYTGTPPNNTRVSNGTKVVTLPFGASVELVLQDTSILGAESHPLHLHGFNFFVVGQGFGNYDPHKDPTKFNLIDPVERNTVGVPSGGWVAIRFLADNPGVWLMHCHFDVHLSWGLRMAWVVLDGKFPNQKLPPPPSDLPKC; from the exons ATGAGACTTCTTCTTATTTTCCCATTCATAGcttttcttctgcttcttcctcAACTTGCAGCCGGCAAAACCAGGCACTACAAGTTTAAC ATCGTATTACAAAATGTAACACGCCTGTGCCACACGAAGAGCATGGTTACTGTAAATGGACAGTACCCTGGGCCTCGCATTGTGGCGAGGGAGGGTGACAATCTTCTTATTAAAGTGGTCAACCATGTTAAAACGAATATCTCTATCCACTG GCATGGAATTCGACAACTTCGAAGTGGGTGGGCCGATGGACCCGGATACATAACTCAGTGCCCCATACGAACTGGCCAGAGCTATGTCTACAACTACACCATTGTTGGTCAAAGAGGGACTCTGTTTTGGCATGCCCATTTTTCATGGCTAAGAGCCACTGTCTATGGCCCACTACTCATTCTTCCCAAGCGTGGCATCCCCTATCCATTTGCCAAACCTTACAAGGAAATTCCCATCATCTTTG GAGAGTGGTTTAATGTAGACCCTGAGGCAATTGTTAGCCAGGCCCTCCGAACAGGTGCAGGACCAAACGTCTCGGATGCCTATACCATCAACGGGCTTCCGGGGCCCTTGTACAATTGCTCCGGCGCCGGAG ATACATTCAGGCTGAAGGTGAAAGCAGGGGAAACTTATCTTCTTCGCTTAATCAACGCTGCACTCAACGACGAGCTCTTCTTCAGTATCGCAAACCACTCTATAACCGTTGTTGAAGCTGACGCCGTTTATGTTAAACCGTTTGAGACCGATACGATACTCATCAACCCCGGACAAACGGCAAACGTTCTTCTCAAAACTAAACCTCACTTCCCAAACGCCACTTTTCTCATGGCCGCAAGGCCATATGCGACCGGCCTCGGCACCTTCGACAACTCCACTGTCGCCGGTATCCTTGAATATGAATTACcatctaattattattattcaacgAAGAAGTTTCCACTCTTCAAACCAACTCTGCCCGCTCTCAACGACACGTCCTTCGCCGCAAATTATACGAGCAAACTCCGAAGCTTAGCGACTGCTCAATTCCCCGCTAATGTTCCCCAAAGCGTTGACAAGCGCTTCTTCTTCACGGTAGGCCTTGGAACAAACCCGTGCCCGAAAAACCAAACATGCCAAGGACCCAACGGAACAAAGTTCGCAGCTTCGATCAACAATATCTCCTTTCCACTTCCGGCGACGGCTCTGCTTCAAGCCCACTTCTATGGACAATCAAATGGCGTTTACACCGCCGATTTTCCTAGCAACCCACAAAATCCTTTTAACTATACAGGGACTCCGCCGAACAATACTAGAGTTTCCAATGGAACCAAAGTAGTAACTCTCCCTTTCGGCGCTAGCGTGGAGCTTGTCTTGCAGGACACTAGTATTCTCGGGGCTGAGAGCCACCCTTTACATTTGCATGgatttaatttctttgttgttgGACAAGGTTTCGGCAACTATGATCCACACAAGGACCCGACAAAGTTCAATCTTATTGACCCCGTTGAAAGAAACACGGTCGGTGTGCCGTCCGGCGGTTGGGTTGCAATTCGGTTTCTAGCAGACAACCCAG GGGTATGGTTAATGCATTGCCACTTTGACGTCCACTTGAGCTGGGGTCTAAGAATGGCTTGGGTTGTTCTAGATGGAAAGTTTCCTAATCAGAAGCTGCCTCCTCCTCCGTCAGATCTTCCGAAATGTTGA
- the LOC133873366 gene encoding zinc finger BED domain-containing protein DAYSLEEPER-like, with translation MEDRRQPMEVNEVVLVNEVDLGDDTTTHSITTGVGDSGNAPDQPVTIDIPQLDPQTICIPGPTDSQPMGSAPTLVEISTGISSSANERKHRQKTSKVWDDFSQIEVLGVKKSQCNWCKRLFAISKSNSTSTLGRHLVACVKYVVSNSKQKILTYDHSQLGGGVTLTNFSWSEKKVSELASHMVLFHEYPFNMMEHDLFNKFMKACTPHWKKISRATVKSDCMSTYLSEKKKIKAMLGGVEKVNITTDMRTSSQRVSYIVVTCHYVDSDWFLQKRILNFFNVPHPHSGVVIVDALRKCFIEWGIEDKVLTITVDNARANDSAIRIIKDDFELRNELVVGGLFEIGDIVDSVRQGIKYVVAAEGRLTEFSGIAQRLHLPSKKLWEKVENVNQVLSVFNEVTNMVSGSDYPTSNLFLPEVWRMKEILQLKCVDRHDYIRSMTGKMTQKFEKY, from the exons ATGGAGGACAGAAGGCAGCCTATGGAAGTCAATGAAGTTGTATTAGTCAATGAAGTAGACTTAGGTGATGATACAACTACTCATTCCATTACCACTGGAGTTGGTGACAGTGGAAATGCACCAGACCAACCAGTAACTATTGATATTCCTCAATTGGATCCCCAAACTATATGTATTCCTGGTCCTACCGATTCTCAGCCTATGGGTAGTGCTCCTACTCTTGTTGAGATTAGTACCGGTATTAGTAGTAGTGCAAATGAGAGGAAACATAGGCAAAAGACTTCTAAAGTTTGGGATGACTTCTCCCAAATTGAAGTGTTAGGTGTAAAAAAATCTCAGTGTAATTGGTGTAAGAGGCTGTTTGCAATTTCCAAATCTAATTCTACCTCAACACTTGGTAGGCATTTGGTAGCATGTGTGAAGTATGTGGTGTCCAACAGTAAGCAAAAGATTCTGACCTATGATCACAGTCAGCTAGGTGGGGGCGTTACGTTGACAAATTTTTCTTGGAGTGAGAAGAAAGTTAGTGAACTTGCATCCCACATGGTGCTGTTCCACGAGTACCCTTTTAACATGATGGAACATGATCTTTTTAACAAGTTTATGAAGGCATGCACGCCCCATTGGAAAAAGATTAGTCGTGCAACTGTGAAAAGTGATTGCATGTCTACATACCTTAGtgagaagaaaaagattaaagcaATGCTTGGTGGGGTTGAGAAGGTAAACATAACAACTGATATGCGGACATCTTCGCAAAGGGTGTCATATATAGTTGTTACTTGCCATTATGTAGATTCGGATTGGTTCCTCCAAAAGagaattttgaacttttttaacgTACCTCATCCTCATAGTGGTGTTGTCATTGTTGATGCCCTTAGGAAGTGTTTTATAGAATGGGGCATTGAAGATAAGGTATTAACAATAACAGTTGATAATGCAAGAGCAAATGATTCTGCCATCAGAATCATTAAAGATGattttgaattgaggaatgagTTGGTTGTTGGGG GGCTTTTTGAAATTGGAGACATTGTTGATTCTGTTAGACAGGGAATAAAGTATGTGGTTGCTGCGGAGGGAAGGTTGACAGAGTTTAGTGGAATAGCTCAACGTTTGCATTTGCCATCTAAGAAACTG TGGGAAAAGGTGGAGAATGTAAACCAGGTTTTGTCGGTTTTTAATGAAGTTACAAACATGGTATCGGGAAGTGATTATCCTACCTCAAATCTGTTTCTACCTGAGGTATGGAGAATGAAGGAAATTCTGCAGTTGAAATGTGTTGATAGGCATGACTACATTAGATCAATGACAGGAAAAATGACTCAGAAATTTGAGAAGTATTGA
- the LOC133874289 gene encoding probable protein S-acyltransferase 16, with product MKRGVDFSLPVTVVVLTISYTYFSTVFIFIDRWFGLLSSPGIFNAVVFTAIAIICVFTYAVAVFTDPGRVPSDYVPDIEDVENPIHEIKRKGGDLRYCQKCSHHKPPRAHHCRVCRRCVLRMDHHCIWINNCVGHANYKVFFVFVVYAVIACIYSLVLLVGSLTIDSPKDEQQSGDSFRTAYVISALLLVPLCVALSVLLGWHIYLILHNKTTIEYHEGVRAMWLAEKGGNVYAHPYDVGAYENLTTVLGPNILSWVCPTSRHIGSGLRFRTAYDNI from the exons ATGAAGCGAGGCGTCGACTTCTCTCTTCCGGTAACCGTCGTCGTTTTGACCATCTCTTACACATACTTCTCCACGGTATTCATTTTTATAGACCGGTGGTTCGGCCTCTTGTCCTCCCCAGGAATCTTCAACGCCGTGGTTTTCACGGCCATCGCTATCATTTGCGTCTTCACCTACGCCGTTGCCGTATTCACGGATCCGGGTCGGGTCCCCTCAGACTACGTGCCCGACATCGAAGACGTCGAAAACCCTATCCACGAGATCAAGCGTAAG GGTGGGGATTTAAGATACTGCCAAAAGTGTTCTCACCATAAGCCTCCCCGTGCGCATCATTGCCGTGTTTGCAGAAGATGTGTTTTGCGAATG GATCACCACTGCATTTGGATAAATAATTGTGTTGGGCATGCAAACTATAAGGTGTTCTTCGTTTTCGTCGTGTATGCTGTAATTGCATGCATCTATTCCCTG GTCTTGCTTGTGGGTAGTCTAACTATTGATTCCCCAAAGGATGAGCAGCAAAGTGGAGACTCTTTCAGAACTGCATAT GTCATTTCTGCACTGTTGCTTGTCCCCTTATGTGTTGCCCTAAGCGTTCTTTTAGGTTGGCATATCTACCTCATTTTGCATAACAAGACCACGATTGAG TACCACGAAGGAGTTAGAGCTATGTGGCTTGCCGAGAAAGGAGGGAATGTCTATGCACATCCATATGATGTTGGTGCCTATGAAAACCTGACTACA GTTCTGGGTCCAAATATCCTCAGCTGGGTATGCCCCACATCAAGACATATTGGTTCTGGTCTTCGCTTCAGGACTGCCTATGATAATATCTAA